The genomic region TGAGTTGGAATGATGCCCAGTGGTCTGGCGTTCCGCTCGAAGAGATGATTATCTACGAACTGCACGTCGGTACGTTCAGTCCAGCGGGCACCTTTGATGGAATTATTCCCCGACTGAAGGAACTGCACGAATTGGGGGTGAATGCGATCGAAATTATGCCGATCGCGCAATTTCCAGGCAATCGTAACTGGGGCTATGATGGTGCCTATCTCTATGCCGTGCAAAATTCCTATGGTGGCCCCGAAGCATTAAAGCTACTTGTGGATGCTTGTCACCAGCAGGGGATAGCAGTAATTCTCGATGTAGTTTATAACCACTTTGGCCCGGAAGGAAACTACATAGGTGATTATGGCCCCTACTATACATCAACCTACCGAACTCCTTGGGGCAATGCAATTAACTATGATGATGTCCGCTGCGACGGCGTTCGCAACTTCTTTATAGAAAACGCCCTCTACTGGTTTGAGAATTATCACATTGACGCCCTGCGCTTGGATGCCGTCCATGCCATTTACGACCTGGGGGGCAAACACATTCTTCACGAACTATCAGAAAGGGTTGACGCACTTTCCCAGCAGCAGGGGAGGAAACTTTATCTAATTGCCGAAAGCGATTTAAACGATGTGCGTATAATTCGCGATCGCTCTTTAGGCGGTTATGGCATTCATGCCCAGTGGAGTGACGATTTTCATCACTCCCTCCACTCATTGGTCACAGGTGAAAATATTGGGTATTACAAAGATTTCGAGAAGTGCGAACATCTGGCAACAGCCATCAAAGAAACCTTTATTTACTCCTGGAAATTCTCGCCCTTCCGACAGCGGTATCACGGCAGCGATGCTAAAGATTTTCCCGGCCACCAATTTGTAGTCTGTATTCAAAATCACGACCAGGTAGGCAATCGAATGCTGGGTGAGAGATTGTCCCAACTGGTTTCCTTTGATGCCCTGAAATTAGCTGCTGGCGCTCTCTTGCTTTCACCTAACATCCCCCTACTTTTTATGGGTGAAGAGTATGGTGAGGAATCGCCTTTCCTCTACTTTGTCAGTCACACAGATCAAAATCTGGTCGAAGCAGTAAGAAACGGAAGAAAGGAGGAATTTAAAGACTTTCACCTGGAAGGAGAGTTTCAAGACCCCTTCAGTTACGTGACCTTCTTTAAGTCCAAGCTGAAATGGCAAAAACGCCAAGAAGGTAAACACAAAGTTCTCTTAGAACTTTATCAATATTTAATTCAGTTGCGACGCACGCTCCCTGCTTTGAAAAATCTCGACAAGCAAAATTTAGAGGTGTCCTGCAACGACTCTGGCAAACTGATGCAAGTCCGTCGTTGGACTGATGAAAGCCAGGTATTTTATGTGCTTAATTTCAGCGAAAAAGATGTTCTTTTTAAACCTGCTGCTGCTAGCGGTAGTTGGAACAAAGTTCTCGACTCTGCCGATGACAAGTGGATGGGTTCTGGTTCTAAATTGCCAGAAAAATTGACAGGGGAGGAAGAATTGACAATGGCGTCACAGAGTTTCGCTCTATTCAGTCAGTAGTTAATAGTAGGGTGCGTTACGCTGTCGCTAACGCACCATCTAGTTCGATTAAGCTAAGGTTGGCAGGTTCTTTGAAGTCAAATATGCTGAGAAAGGACACGGCATAATTAAAATTTTGGTATTACCGAAATATTTATGATGCCGTGTCCCTACAAAAATGTTCATCAGGAACATTAGCATAATAATTCCAAAAGACCCGGTGGGCAATGCCCACCTTACTTCTACCAAGCCCAGGCATCGCGCCATTTAACCATGCCTTCACTAGCTACAAACCAGCGACGAGCGACGACATTTTCTCGCAATGGCGATTGCCCTTCGCGCAACATCGCGTACTTATAAGTAATCAGCCTTCCGGCACTTTCATCAAAGGGAATTTCGGCAAACCAGGTGTTTTCATTGATGTATTCCAGTCCGTAACCCTTAGAGATATCCCAGTTGCCCAACTCAGGACAATCTCCGATTATGATAATCCTTTCACCAGGTTGAGTATTGATGCCATTGACTTGCGCCCGCACGATCGTTTGCCCTTTAACTCGTTCGCCAACGTGACTGATAATAATCACTTCCCGCGATCCTAGTTCCAAATTATACAAATTTCCATCTTTGACTTCAAACTTGCTCCGCGATAAAACATCGGTATGCTCTCCATCGGGTAAATCTGTATGAACCGCCTCAATCGTAACAGGATTGCCCCGATTCATCGCCACAAAACAGCGGTTATCGCGGTAACGCCGCACATAACAATAAACATCGGGAGTCAGGTATTTGTGCCAGTGGCTTCCTAGAGAAACTGCTGGATTGAGTCGGCGCAAACCTGATAGCAACCGAATATCTCGATAAACAGGTGTCTCGGTGTCCCAATTTTCCATTTTCGGGCGGTTGTAAGGATCGTTGCCGCCATTTGTATCGTCGTGGAGATACTGTTCTGTGCCGTAATAAATGCAGGGAATACCGCGAGTTGTCATAATCAAATCGATCGCCAACCGCAGCATTTCTGGGTCTGGATTCAACGACTGGAACCGGGGCATATCGTGGTTATCAATAAACGTAATTAGCTCGTTTGCCCCGTTGTAGCGAGAATCCATGCTCAGAACATCTTGAATCAGTTGAAATCCCCCTTCTGCTCCTTGACCCAAAGCTGCTCGAAGCGCTACGCAAAGACCAAAGTCTAGGATTGTCATGCCAGAGCAATTGGCAAATTCAAGCGATTGCTCATTTCTGGGGTCGTTATAAATCCATTCTCCAAAGATGAAAACATCGGGTTTGTAGGTTTGAATATCAGCATTAAACTCCTGCCAAAACCAAATAGGCATATGCTTAACGGTATCCACCCGCAAAGCATCAACGCCTCGGTCTAGCCATTGTTTAATCGCTGATTTGATGTAGTCTCGGTAGTCTGAATTATTTTCGTTGAAGGTTGCCAAACCAGACAATTCGCAGTTTTGTACCTGCCACTCGTCTTCCCAGTTACTTACTTCACCATAGTGGTGATACCAGCCATTTTTATCATCGTTGAAATCGGCAATTTTAACACCGTCGTCATAAAGTACGCCTTTGTTGCCGCTGAAATCTGGATTGCTGTGGTTACACACAATATCCAGAATAAATTTCATTTTCCGTTTGTGTAACTCAGCAATCAGCCTGTCAAAAGTTGTGTCTTTGGTGTCTTGGGTTTTGTTCAAAGAAGGCTCTTCACCCTCTTTAATAAAGCGAGGATTAATGCGCTTAAAGTCTTTAATCCAGTAGCCATGAATTGCGGCACTGTTAATAAACAATGCTTCCACTTGCTCGAATAGGGGAGTGAGCCAAATTGCTGTGACTCCCAAGTTCTTTAAGTAGTCGAGTTTGTCAATAATTCCCTGTAAGTCTCCACCCCAATATTTACCCCAATCTTTACCCTCTGGGTCGTAAAGTTCTGGGTTTGGCCCTTCGCTGTTGTCGGGATCGCCGTCATGAAAGCGATCGACAACGATGAAATAAATCGTTTCTTGACGAAATTCTATGTCTCTGGTATAGAGAAAGTCTAAATCTATATCAATCTCTGGTTTCGGTTCCGATACCAGGGTTTCAACTTGTTTGTAAGCATCAGCCACCTCATATTGAGATGACGAACTTTGAGAGGGAGGGGTCGCTACCATAAGATTCCTTTATCTTGCTGTAGAAGGTATTTTTTGTCAGAAGAGAGCGAAAGTGCGTTACTCGTGCGAGTATTACTGATTGTGTCTGCAATTTTCTACTGTCTTAGGGTAGATATGGCGGGGCTATAACTACGGGTATACCGATGGCGAGGAAGAATGGGGAGAGGGGGAAAAAGGGCGATCGTTCTTGCATTTAAATCAGAGCGTTTTCAACGGTCTGCGTAAGGAATGTAGGTTGGGTTGAGGAACGAAACCCAACCACTTATTAGAATGTAGGTTGGGTTGAGGAACGAAACCCAACCACTTATTAGTCTAAGTTGTTGGGTTTCGCTTCGATCAACCCAACCTACAAATATATTACCTAAAGTTATCACGCCTTTGTACGGGAGAGCCTATCTTCCTCAAGCGTGATGTTTTCTTTGATAAACAAAGCATATTAACTAGAGCGAAGGGCTAGAATTAAAATTAGTTAATAACTTCAAAAAATAAATAAATCTTACTTTTGGAAGAAGGCGATCGCTTTGTGGATCGGTCAAACTTACTTCGTGATAATCGGTTACTTTTGGGGTGCTACCTAAGAGAAATAAAACTCTAGAAAAATCTAGTTGGTCATGTTAGCGTAATGCAAAATGGAATTACTCAAGACATCGTTTAGGATGAAATAAATCATGGTTGCAACCCTTTTAGAAATAAACTCCGACGTGACGTTGCTTACAGAGGATGACGTTTATCTATTTAACGAAGGCTCTCACTTCAACTTGCATGAGAAGCTAGGGGCTCACCCAATTAAGCACAACAATGTTGAGGGAACCTACTTTGCAGTTTGGGCACCCAACGCCGTTTATGTTGCTGTTAAAGGGGATTTCAACGGTTGGAATAAAGATAGTCATCCGCTGAAAGCAAGAGGATTAACGGGAATTTGGGAAGGCTTCATTCCAGGTATCGGCAAAGGCACTATTTACAAGTACCATATTGTTTCCCATAATGGTTATGAGGTAGAGAAAGCAGACCCTATGGCGCTGGCTTACGAAATACCTCCCAAAACCGCGTCTGTCATTTGGGATAGCGAGTACACTTGGAACGATTCTGAGTGGATGAAAAAGCGCGGTAAAAGCACTTCCCTGAATGCGCCAATTTCCATTTACGAAATGCACATCGGTTCCTGGATGCGAGTACCGGAAGAGGGAAATCGTTCCCTCTCCTATCGAGAACTTGCTCCCAAGCTGACAGAATATGTGCAGCAAATGGGTTTCACCCACGTTGAATTTTTGCCAATTACGGAACATCCTTTCTATGCTTCTTGGGGTTACCAAGCAACAGGCTATTTCGCCCCCACCAGCCGCTACGGAACACCGCAAGATTTCATGTATCTGGTGGATTATTTGCACCAGCACGATATCGGCGTCATCTTTGATTGGGTGCCTTCTCACTTCCCCAACGATCAATTTGCACTCTCGTATTTTGATGGCACGCACCTCTACGAACACGCCGATCCACGTCAAGGTTATCACCCGGATTGGAATAGCGCTATCTTTAATTACGGACGCAATGAAGTCAAAAGTTTTTTAATCAGCAGTGCTTTCTTTTGGTTAGAAAAGTGTCACATCGACGGGTTGCGGGTAGATGCGGTAGCTTCCATGCTTTACTTGGATTATTCTCGCAAGCACGGAGAATGGGTAGCCAATCAATATGGCGGTCATGAAAATTTGGAAGCAATTTCCTTCATCCATCGCTTCAACGAGGCAATTTACGATCGCTTCCCCGATGTAATGACCATTGCAGAAGAGTCCACCTCTTGGTCGATGGTATCTCGGCCCAGCTATTTGGGAGGTTTGGGTTTCGGTTACAAGTGGGACATGGGTTGGATGCACGACACTCTCAGCTACATGAGTCAAGATCCCATCCACCGCCAATATCATCACCGCCTACTTACCTTCAGGATGCTGTATGCGTACAACGAAAACTTTATTTTGCCGCTTTCTCACGATGAAGTCGTACACGGCAAAGGTTCGCTAATTGGTAAAATGCCGGGAGACTACTGGCAGAAATTTGCGAATTTGC from Argonema galeatum A003/A1 harbors:
- a CDS encoding alpha-amylase family glycosyl hydrolase produces the protein MVATPPSQSSSSQYEVADAYKQVETLVSEPKPEIDIDLDFLYTRDIEFRQETIYFIVVDRFHDGDPDNSEGPNPELYDPEGKDWGKYWGGDLQGIIDKLDYLKNLGVTAIWLTPLFEQVEALFINSAAIHGYWIKDFKRINPRFIKEGEEPSLNKTQDTKDTTFDRLIAELHKRKMKFILDIVCNHSNPDFSGNKGVLYDDGVKIADFNDDKNGWYHHYGEVSNWEDEWQVQNCELSGLATFNENNSDYRDYIKSAIKQWLDRGVDALRVDTVKHMPIWFWQEFNADIQTYKPDVFIFGEWIYNDPRNEQSLEFANCSGMTILDFGLCVALRAALGQGAEGGFQLIQDVLSMDSRYNGANELITFIDNHDMPRFQSLNPDPEMLRLAIDLIMTTRGIPCIYYGTEQYLHDDTNGGNDPYNRPKMENWDTETPVYRDIRLLSGLRRLNPAVSLGSHWHKYLTPDVYCYVRRYRDNRCFVAMNRGNPVTIEAVHTDLPDGEHTDVLSRSKFEVKDGNLYNLELGSREVIIISHVGERVKGQTIVRAQVNGINTQPGERIIIIGDCPELGNWDISKGYGLEYINENTWFAEIPFDESAGRLITYKYAMLREGQSPLRENVVARRWFVASEGMVKWRDAWAW
- the treZ gene encoding malto-oligosyltrehalose trehalohydrolase, whose translation is MKIGANYLGDGRCAFTVWAPYLKEVAVQIISPEDRLIPMEQDEEGYWKVTAEGVEPGTLYFYKLEGSLERPDPASHFQPESVHGPSQVVDPSTVSWNDAQWSGVPLEEMIIYELHVGTFSPAGTFDGIIPRLKELHELGVNAIEIMPIAQFPGNRNWGYDGAYLYAVQNSYGGPEALKLLVDACHQQGIAVILDVVYNHFGPEGNYIGDYGPYYTSTYRTPWGNAINYDDVRCDGVRNFFIENALYWFENYHIDALRLDAVHAIYDLGGKHILHELSERVDALSQQQGRKLYLIAESDLNDVRIIRDRSLGGYGIHAQWSDDFHHSLHSLVTGENIGYYKDFEKCEHLATAIKETFIYSWKFSPFRQRYHGSDAKDFPGHQFVVCIQNHDQVGNRMLGERLSQLVSFDALKLAAGALLLSPNIPLLFMGEEYGEESPFLYFVSHTDQNLVEAVRNGRKEEFKDFHLEGEFQDPFSYVTFFKSKLKWQKRQEGKHKVLLELYQYLIQLRRTLPALKNLDKQNLEVSCNDSGKLMQVRRWTDESQVFYVLNFSEKDVLFKPAAASGSWNKVLDSADDKWMGSGSKLPEKLTGEEELTMASQSFALFSQ
- the glgB gene encoding 1,4-alpha-glucan branching protein GlgB, producing MVATLLEINSDVTLLTEDDVYLFNEGSHFNLHEKLGAHPIKHNNVEGTYFAVWAPNAVYVAVKGDFNGWNKDSHPLKARGLTGIWEGFIPGIGKGTIYKYHIVSHNGYEVEKADPMALAYEIPPKTASVIWDSEYTWNDSEWMKKRGKSTSLNAPISIYEMHIGSWMRVPEEGNRSLSYRELAPKLTEYVQQMGFTHVEFLPITEHPFYASWGYQATGYFAPTSRYGTPQDFMYLVDYLHQHDIGVIFDWVPSHFPNDQFALSYFDGTHLYEHADPRQGYHPDWNSAIFNYGRNEVKSFLISSAFFWLEKCHIDGLRVDAVASMLYLDYSRKHGEWVANQYGGHENLEAISFIHRFNEAIYDRFPDVMTIAEESTSWSMVSRPSYLGGLGFGYKWDMGWMHDTLSYMSQDPIHRQYHHRLLTFRMLYAYNENFILPLSHDEVVHGKGSLIGKMPGDYWQKFANLRLLFGYMYASTAKKLLFMGAEIGQWNEWNHDTSLDWHLLQYPFHAGLQKWVADLNKVYREVPALHELDCDPNGFEWIDCNDSENSVVSLIRKGSWALETEDAQPSDHPESIVLVVCNFTPQPRYDYRIGVPTDGYWKELLNSDATEYGGSGVGNFGGQEAQEIPCHGRPWMWSTTTPGKAIKEAPPCRFAA